The Triticum aestivum cultivar Chinese Spring chromosome 7B, IWGSC CS RefSeq v2.1, whole genome shotgun sequence genome window below encodes:
- the LOC123156434 gene encoding UDP-glycosyltransferase 73C12-like, whose product MYQGHVIPAVDTALLLATHGALASVVATPSNAARIRPTVDLARRSGLPIRLVELPLDCAAEGLPEEADDVDKIPFGLAPNYFRALTLLAEPLERHLRAHPPYPTCIISDFCHPWTVQVAANLKVPRLSFFSMCTFCLLCQHNVERYNSYDAVADDNEPVVVPGLEKRIEVTRAQAPGFFRAPGFEKLADEIELVQGEADGAVVNSFLEMEPEYVAGYAAARKMKVWTIGPVSLYHQHAATLAKRGNTTTAIDADECLRWLEGKEPNTVLYVSFGSIVHADPKQVIELGLGLEGSGHPFVWVLKNPDQYGEDVHEFLQDLEERVTGRGMLVRGWSPQVLILNHAAVGGFVTHCGWNSTLEAIAAGLPVVTWPHFSDQFLNEKLAVEVLGIGVSVGIKEPLMWVSKKEIVVGREVVEAAVRSIMDGGEEGKERRRKALALSEKARTAVQKGGSSLGNLLDLIKHFEVDAGGCMAVQKDA is encoded by the coding sequence ATGTACCAGGGCCACGTGATCCCGGCGGTGGACACCGCGCTGCTGCTGGCCACCCACGGCGCGCTCGCCAGCGTTGTCGCCACGCCGTCCAACGCCGCGCGCATCCGCCCGACGGTCGACCTCGCGCGGCGGTCCGGCCTGCCCATCCGGCTCGTGGAGCTCCCGCTCGACTGCGCCGCCGAGGGCCTGCCCGAGGAAGCCGACGACGTCGACAAGATCCCGTTTGGCCTCGCACCGAACTACTTCCGCGCCCTCACGCTCCTCGCCGAGCCGCTCGAGCGCCACCTCCGCGCGCACCCGCCGTACCCGACGTGCATCATCTCCGACTTCTGCCACCCGTGGACCGTGCAGGTTGCGGCCAATCTCAAGGTCCCGCGGCTCAGCTTCTTCAGCATGTGCACCTTCTGCCTCCTATGCCAGCACAACGTCGAGAGGTACAACTCCTACGACGCCGTGGCCGACGACAACGAGCCGGTGGTCGTGCCGGGCCTGGAGAAGAGAATCGAGGTGACCAGGGCGCAAGCCCCCGGGTTCTTTCGGGCGCCCGGGTTCGAGAAGCTAGCTGACGAAATCGAGCTGGTGCAAGGCGAGGCCGATGGCGCCGTCGTGAACTCTTTCCTTGAGATGGAGCCGGAGTACGTCGCTGGGTACGCGGCCGCCAGGAAAATGAAGGTGTGGACCATCGGGCCGGTGTCGCTGTACCATCAGCACGCCGCGACGCTGGCAAAGAGAGGGAACACCACCACAGCCATTGACGCCGACGAGTGTCTCCGGTGGCTTGAAGGCAAGGAGCCCAATACCGTCTTGTACGTCAGCTTCGGGAGCATCGTGCACGCTGACCCGAAGCAGGTCATCGAGCTTGGGCTCGGGCTCGAGGGATCGGGGCACCCGTTCGTCTGGGTTCTGAAGAACCCCGACCAGTACGGCGAGGATGTGCATGAGTTCCTGCAGGACCTCGAGGAGCGCGTCACCGGGCGCGGGATGCTGGTCAGAGGGTGGTCGCCGCAGGTGCTTATCCTGAACCACGCAGCCGTGGGCGGCTTCGTGacgcactgcgggtggaactcgACGCTAGAGGCAATCGCGGCGGGGCTGCCGGTGGTGACATGGCCGCACTTCTCGGACCAATTCTTGAACGAGAAGCTAGCCGTGGAGGTGCTCGGAATTGGCGTGAGCGTCGGGATCAAGGAGCCATTGATGTGGGTGTCGAAGAAGGAGATAGTGGTGGGCAGAGAGGTGGTGGAGGCCGCCGTCAGGAGCATCATGGACGGGGGAGAAGAGGGAAAGGAGAGAAGGAGGAAAGCATTGGCTCTCTCGGAGAAGGCAAGGACGGCCGTGCAGAAGGGCGGGTCATCGCTTGGCAACCTGCTGGATCTGATCAAGCATTTCGAGGTGGACGCGGGAGGTTGCATGGCCGTGCAGAAGGATGCGTAA